A single region of the Vidua macroura isolate BioBank_ID:100142 chromosome 12, ASM2450914v1, whole genome shotgun sequence genome encodes:
- the DIS3L gene encoding DIS3-like exonuclease 1 isoform X1, producing MLRTEKVLQLRGQQGRAVRVVREHYLRPDVPCRSALCRSAQCRAACARDGKLLSDDVTHYVVPDCKVVQEYLEILEFPELKGIIFMQTACQAVQHQKGRRQYNKLRNLLKDPRHDCTVFANEFHQHCYLPREKGDSMEKWQTRNIYNAAAWYHNHCLGQMPVVMVTEDEDAIRQYGNETEGVFVISFKNYLDNFWPDLKAAHELFDSIVQARRERESESQENHGKEYPEHLPVEVLEAGIKSGRYLQGALNVNKHRAQLEAFVRLQGFGSKDTELQSDILIYGAKARNRAIHGDVVVVELLPVHEWKGRTVALCENETEDKAPADTTGDPMPTGKVVGIIQKNWRDYVVTFPSKEESQTQGRNAQKVLVTPWDYRIPKIRISTQQAEALQEYRVVVRIDSWESTSLYPNGHFVRVLGRIGDLEGEIAAILVENSICAAPFSEIQMSEMPVSSPKNPWKVSPEEAKKRLDLRDTHLIFSIDPKGCEDVDDALSVRTLPNGNLELGVHIADVTHFVAANSYTDVEARARATTYYLADRRYDMLPSVLSADLCSLLSGVDRYAVSVLWELEKESYEMLRVQYTKTLIRSAYKLEYETAQGLLDGDTTVVGDILELKSLDEGTRQKKLAELVWAISKLTDIARHVRAKRDRCGALELEGIEIRVQLDDKRNIHDLIPKQPLEVHETVAECMILANHWVAKRISEDFPHQALLRQHPPPRQEFFTELRECASAKGFSIDTRSNKALAESLDRANDPSDPIVNKLLRSMATHAMSNALYFSTGSCPEEQFHHYGLALEKYTHFTSPIRRYADIVVHRLLLAATLRGTTGEVKDNIISNKDLEELCRHINNRNRAAQRAQKQSTELFQCMYFRDRSAESDERCVADGVIYSIRTNGVLVFVPRYGIKGAAYMKNKEGLVISCQGAGSCQWKPGSLHRSQHKITSTTATGDSMTLSLFDHITVRILVQTSRCHAETIKLEIIRNAPHHTADAEAAPRSLHVVKSDLVKEVSQSAEEAQRAQERARVEVMDEESREFCQTKGPSLYQLLEEIRELALLDVTGDIRT from the exons ATGCTCCGCACGGagaaggtgctgcagctgcGGGGGCAGCAGGGCCGCGCCGTGCGGGTGGTGCGGGAGCACTACCTGCGCCCCGACGTGCCGTGCCGCAGCGCCCTGTGCCGCAGCGCCCAGTGCCGCGCCGCCTGCGCCCGCG ATGGCAAATTGTTATCAGATGATGTCACACACTACGTTGTCCCCGACTGCAAGGTTGTTCAGGAGTACCTGGAGATTCTGGAATTTCCAGAGCTgaaaggaattattttcatGCAAACAGCTTGTCAGGCTGTGCAACATCAGAAAGGACGAAG ACAGTACAACAAGCTACGGAATCTATTGAAGGATCCCCGTCACGACTGTACTGTGTTTGCTAATGAATTTCACCAGCACTGCTACCTGCCCAGGGAGAAGGGAGACTCCATGGAGAAGTGGCAGACCAG GAATATTTACAATGCAGCAGCCTGGTATCACAATCACTGCCTGGGTCAGATGCCAGTTGTTATGGTAACAGAAGATGAAGATGCTATCAGGCAGTACGgaaatgaaacagaaggagTGTTTGTGATTTCCTTCAAG AATTACTTGGATAACTTCTGGCCTGACCTGAAGGCTGCCCATGAGCTCTTTGACTCCATAGTCCAAGCTCGGCGTGAACGGGAGAGTGAAAGCCAAGAGAACCATGGGAAAGAATATCCTGAGCACTTACCTGTGGAAGTACTGGAGGCTGGGATCAAGTCTGGAAGATACCTGCAG GGTGCACTGAATGTCAATAAGCACCGAGCACAGCTGGAAGCTTTTGTTCGGCTTCAGGGGTTTGGCAGCAAAGACACAG AACTTCAAAGTGACATCCTTATTTATGGGGCCAAGGCTCGGAATCGTGCAATCCACGGGGATGTGGTTGTGGTTGAGTTGCTCCCTGTGCATGAATGGAAGGGAAGGACTGTTGCCCTCTGTGAAAATGAGACTGAGGACAAAGCACCTGCAGACACCACAGGTGACCCTATGCCCACAG GTAAAGTAGTTGGAATCATCCAGAAGAACTGGAGGGATTATGTGGTCACTTTCCCCTCCAAAGAAGAGAGCCAGACCCAGGGCAGAAATGCTCAGAAAGTCCTTGTAACACCTTGGGATTACCGAATTCCCAAAATCCGGATCAGCACTCAGCAGGCTGAAGCATTGCAG GAGTACAGAGTTGTCGTGCGCATCGATTCCTGGGAGTCGACTTCCCTGTACCCAAACGGGCACTTTGTGAGAGTGCTGGGGAGAATTGGAGATCTCGAGGGGGAAATTGCAGCTATTCTGGTGGAGAACAGCATTTGTGCTGCCCCTTTCTCAGAAATCCAG ATGAGTGAAATGCCAGTGAGTTCTCCAAAGAATCCATGGaaagtgagtccagaggaggcgAAAAAACGCCTTGACTTGAGAGATACCCACCTGATATTCAGCATTGACCCCAAGGGCTGTGAGGATGTGGATGATGCTCTCTCTGTCAGGACTCTGCCCAACGGGAACCTCGAGCTGGGGGTGCACATTGCAGATGTGACTCACTTTGTGGCAGCAAATTCCTACACTGATGTTGAGGCCAGAGCAAG GGCTACCACGTATTACCTGGCGGACCGGCGCTACGACATGCTGCCCTCCGTCCTCAGCGCTGACCTGTGCTCCCTCCTCAGCGGAGTGGACAG ATACGCTGTGAGCGTCCtgtgggagctggagaaggaatcgTACGAGATGCTGAGGGTGCAGTACACCAAAACCCTGATCCGCTCTGCCTACAAGCTGGAGTACGAGACAGCCCAGGGACTTCTGGATGGGGACACGACTGTCGTGGGGGATATCCTGGAACTGAAAAGCCTGGATGAAGGAACGAGGCAGAAGAAGCTGGCTGAGCTGGTTTGGGCCATATCCAAGCTCACCGACATAGCGCGACACGTCCGGGCTAAGCGGGACCGGTGCGGCGcgctggagctggaagggatcgAGATCCGAGTGCAGCTGGATGACAAACGGAATATCCATGACCTCATCCCCAAGCAGCCGCTGGAAGTGCACGAGACCGTGGCGGAATGCATGATCCTGGCCAACCACTGGGTGGCGAAAAGGATTTCCGAGGATTTTCCCCACCAAGCTCTGCTGCGGCAGCACCCTCCACCACGCCAGGAATTCTTCACTGAGCTTCGGGAGTGTGCCAGTGCCAAAGGCTTCTCAATAGACACACG GTCTAACAAGGCTTTGGCCGAGTCTCTGGACAGAGCAAACGACCCCTCGGATCCCATTGTGAACAAACTGCTGCGCTCCATGGCCACCCACGCCATGTCCAACGCCCTGTACTTCTCAACTGGCTCCTGTCCCGAGGAGCAGTTCCATCATTATG ggctggcccTGGAGAAGTACACTCACTTCACTTCTCCCATCAGGAGATACGCTGACATCGTTGTGCACAGGCTCCTGCTGGCAGCGACCCTGAGGGGCACCACGGGGGAGGTGAAGGATAACATCATCAGTAACAAGGATCTGGAGGAGTTGTGCAGACACATCAATAACAGGAACCGG GCAGCCCAGCGTGCTCAGAAGCAATCCACGGAGCTCTTCCAGTGCATGTACTTCCGAGACAGGAGCGCCGAGAGCGACGAGCGCTGCGTGGCCGACGGGGTCATCTACTCCATCCGCACCAACGGCGTGCTCGTCTTCGTGCCCCG GTATGGAATCAAAGGTGCAGCCTACATGAAAAACAAAGAGGGCTTGGTCATCTCATGTcaaggggctgggagctgccagtgGAAGCCTGGATCCCTCCATCGCTCTCAGCATAAAATCACCTCCACTACAGCTACTGGAGACTCGATGACCTTGAGCCTTTTTGATCACATCACA GTGAGAATCCTCGTGCAGACTTCCCGCTGCCACGCCGAAACCATCAAGCTGGAGATCATCAGGAACGCGCCGCACCACACTGCGGACGCAGAGGCTGCCCCGAGGAGTTTGCACGTGGTGAAGTCTGACCTGGTGAAAGAAGTCAGCCAGTCTGCAGAGGAGGCCCAGCGTGCCCAAGAGAGAGCCAGGGTGGAAGTGATGGATGAGGAGTCCCGGGAGTTCTGCCAGACCAAGGGGCCCAGCCTGtaccagctgctggaggagatccgggagctggcactgctggatgTGACAGGGGACATCAGGACTTGA
- the DIS3L gene encoding DIS3-like exonuclease 1 isoform X2: protein MEKWQTRNIYNAAAWYHNHCLGQMPVVMVTEDEDAIRQYGNETEGVFVISFKNYLDNFWPDLKAAHELFDSIVQARRERESESQENHGKEYPEHLPVEVLEAGIKSGRYLQGALNVNKHRAQLEAFVRLQGFGSKDTELQSDILIYGAKARNRAIHGDVVVVELLPVHEWKGRTVALCENETEDKAPADTTGDPMPTGKVVGIIQKNWRDYVVTFPSKEESQTQGRNAQKVLVTPWDYRIPKIRISTQQAEALQEYRVVVRIDSWESTSLYPNGHFVRVLGRIGDLEGEIAAILVENSICAAPFSEIQMSEMPVSSPKNPWKVSPEEAKKRLDLRDTHLIFSIDPKGCEDVDDALSVRTLPNGNLELGVHIADVTHFVAANSYTDVEARARATTYYLADRRYDMLPSVLSADLCSLLSGVDRYAVSVLWELEKESYEMLRVQYTKTLIRSAYKLEYETAQGLLDGDTTVVGDILELKSLDEGTRQKKLAELVWAISKLTDIARHVRAKRDRCGALELEGIEIRVQLDDKRNIHDLIPKQPLEVHETVAECMILANHWVAKRISEDFPHQALLRQHPPPRQEFFTELRECASAKGFSIDTRSNKALAESLDRANDPSDPIVNKLLRSMATHAMSNALYFSTGSCPEEQFHHYGLALEKYTHFTSPIRRYADIVVHRLLLAATLRGTTGEVKDNIISNKDLEELCRHINNRNRAAQRAQKQSTELFQCMYFRDRSAESDERCVADGVIYSIRTNGVLVFVPRYGIKGAAYMKNKEGLVISCQGAGSCQWKPGSLHRSQHKITSTTATGDSMTLSLFDHITVRILVQTSRCHAETIKLEIIRNAPHHTADAEAAPRSLHVVKSDLVKEVSQSAEEAQRAQERARVEVMDEESREFCQTKGPSLYQLLEEIRELALLDVTGDIRT from the exons ATGGAGAAGTGGCAGACCAG GAATATTTACAATGCAGCAGCCTGGTATCACAATCACTGCCTGGGTCAGATGCCAGTTGTTATGGTAACAGAAGATGAAGATGCTATCAGGCAGTACGgaaatgaaacagaaggagTGTTTGTGATTTCCTTCAAG AATTACTTGGATAACTTCTGGCCTGACCTGAAGGCTGCCCATGAGCTCTTTGACTCCATAGTCCAAGCTCGGCGTGAACGGGAGAGTGAAAGCCAAGAGAACCATGGGAAAGAATATCCTGAGCACTTACCTGTGGAAGTACTGGAGGCTGGGATCAAGTCTGGAAGATACCTGCAG GGTGCACTGAATGTCAATAAGCACCGAGCACAGCTGGAAGCTTTTGTTCGGCTTCAGGGGTTTGGCAGCAAAGACACAG AACTTCAAAGTGACATCCTTATTTATGGGGCCAAGGCTCGGAATCGTGCAATCCACGGGGATGTGGTTGTGGTTGAGTTGCTCCCTGTGCATGAATGGAAGGGAAGGACTGTTGCCCTCTGTGAAAATGAGACTGAGGACAAAGCACCTGCAGACACCACAGGTGACCCTATGCCCACAG GTAAAGTAGTTGGAATCATCCAGAAGAACTGGAGGGATTATGTGGTCACTTTCCCCTCCAAAGAAGAGAGCCAGACCCAGGGCAGAAATGCTCAGAAAGTCCTTGTAACACCTTGGGATTACCGAATTCCCAAAATCCGGATCAGCACTCAGCAGGCTGAAGCATTGCAG GAGTACAGAGTTGTCGTGCGCATCGATTCCTGGGAGTCGACTTCCCTGTACCCAAACGGGCACTTTGTGAGAGTGCTGGGGAGAATTGGAGATCTCGAGGGGGAAATTGCAGCTATTCTGGTGGAGAACAGCATTTGTGCTGCCCCTTTCTCAGAAATCCAG ATGAGTGAAATGCCAGTGAGTTCTCCAAAGAATCCATGGaaagtgagtccagaggaggcgAAAAAACGCCTTGACTTGAGAGATACCCACCTGATATTCAGCATTGACCCCAAGGGCTGTGAGGATGTGGATGATGCTCTCTCTGTCAGGACTCTGCCCAACGGGAACCTCGAGCTGGGGGTGCACATTGCAGATGTGACTCACTTTGTGGCAGCAAATTCCTACACTGATGTTGAGGCCAGAGCAAG GGCTACCACGTATTACCTGGCGGACCGGCGCTACGACATGCTGCCCTCCGTCCTCAGCGCTGACCTGTGCTCCCTCCTCAGCGGAGTGGACAG ATACGCTGTGAGCGTCCtgtgggagctggagaaggaatcgTACGAGATGCTGAGGGTGCAGTACACCAAAACCCTGATCCGCTCTGCCTACAAGCTGGAGTACGAGACAGCCCAGGGACTTCTGGATGGGGACACGACTGTCGTGGGGGATATCCTGGAACTGAAAAGCCTGGATGAAGGAACGAGGCAGAAGAAGCTGGCTGAGCTGGTTTGGGCCATATCCAAGCTCACCGACATAGCGCGACACGTCCGGGCTAAGCGGGACCGGTGCGGCGcgctggagctggaagggatcgAGATCCGAGTGCAGCTGGATGACAAACGGAATATCCATGACCTCATCCCCAAGCAGCCGCTGGAAGTGCACGAGACCGTGGCGGAATGCATGATCCTGGCCAACCACTGGGTGGCGAAAAGGATTTCCGAGGATTTTCCCCACCAAGCTCTGCTGCGGCAGCACCCTCCACCACGCCAGGAATTCTTCACTGAGCTTCGGGAGTGTGCCAGTGCCAAAGGCTTCTCAATAGACACACG GTCTAACAAGGCTTTGGCCGAGTCTCTGGACAGAGCAAACGACCCCTCGGATCCCATTGTGAACAAACTGCTGCGCTCCATGGCCACCCACGCCATGTCCAACGCCCTGTACTTCTCAACTGGCTCCTGTCCCGAGGAGCAGTTCCATCATTATG ggctggcccTGGAGAAGTACACTCACTTCACTTCTCCCATCAGGAGATACGCTGACATCGTTGTGCACAGGCTCCTGCTGGCAGCGACCCTGAGGGGCACCACGGGGGAGGTGAAGGATAACATCATCAGTAACAAGGATCTGGAGGAGTTGTGCAGACACATCAATAACAGGAACCGG GCAGCCCAGCGTGCTCAGAAGCAATCCACGGAGCTCTTCCAGTGCATGTACTTCCGAGACAGGAGCGCCGAGAGCGACGAGCGCTGCGTGGCCGACGGGGTCATCTACTCCATCCGCACCAACGGCGTGCTCGTCTTCGTGCCCCG GTATGGAATCAAAGGTGCAGCCTACATGAAAAACAAAGAGGGCTTGGTCATCTCATGTcaaggggctgggagctgccagtgGAAGCCTGGATCCCTCCATCGCTCTCAGCATAAAATCACCTCCACTACAGCTACTGGAGACTCGATGACCTTGAGCCTTTTTGATCACATCACA GTGAGAATCCTCGTGCAGACTTCCCGCTGCCACGCCGAAACCATCAAGCTGGAGATCATCAGGAACGCGCCGCACCACACTGCGGACGCAGAGGCTGCCCCGAGGAGTTTGCACGTGGTGAAGTCTGACCTGGTGAAAGAAGTCAGCCAGTCTGCAGAGGAGGCCCAGCGTGCCCAAGAGAGAGCCAGGGTGGAAGTGATGGATGAGGAGTCCCGGGAGTTCTGCCAGACCAAGGGGCCCAGCCTGtaccagctgctggaggagatccgggagctggcactgctggatgTGACAGGGGACATCAGGACTTGA
- the DIS3L gene encoding DIS3-like exonuclease 1 isoform X3, whose translation MRLRTKHLQTPQVTLCPQEYRVVVRIDSWESTSLYPNGHFVRVLGRIGDLEGEIAAILVENSICAAPFSEIQMSEMPVSSPKNPWKVSPEEAKKRLDLRDTHLIFSIDPKGCEDVDDALSVRTLPNGNLELGVHIADVTHFVAANSYTDVEARARATTYYLADRRYDMLPSVLSADLCSLLSGVDRYAVSVLWELEKESYEMLRVQYTKTLIRSAYKLEYETAQGLLDGDTTVVGDILELKSLDEGTRQKKLAELVWAISKLTDIARHVRAKRDRCGALELEGIEIRVQLDDKRNIHDLIPKQPLEVHETVAECMILANHWVAKRISEDFPHQALLRQHPPPRQEFFTELRECASAKGFSIDTRSNKALAESLDRANDPSDPIVNKLLRSMATHAMSNALYFSTGSCPEEQFHHYGLALEKYTHFTSPIRRYADIVVHRLLLAATLRGTTGEVKDNIISNKDLEELCRHINNRNRAAQRAQKQSTELFQCMYFRDRSAESDERCVADGVIYSIRTNGVLVFVPRYGIKGAAYMKNKEGLVISCQGAGSCQWKPGSLHRSQHKITSTTATGDSMTLSLFDHITVRILVQTSRCHAETIKLEIIRNAPHHTADAEAAPRSLHVVKSDLVKEVSQSAEEAQRAQERARVEVMDEESREFCQTKGPSLYQLLEEIRELALLDVTGDIRT comes from the exons ATGAGACTGAGGACAAAGCACCTGCAGACACCACAGGTGACCCTATGCCCACAG GAGTACAGAGTTGTCGTGCGCATCGATTCCTGGGAGTCGACTTCCCTGTACCCAAACGGGCACTTTGTGAGAGTGCTGGGGAGAATTGGAGATCTCGAGGGGGAAATTGCAGCTATTCTGGTGGAGAACAGCATTTGTGCTGCCCCTTTCTCAGAAATCCAG ATGAGTGAAATGCCAGTGAGTTCTCCAAAGAATCCATGGaaagtgagtccagaggaggcgAAAAAACGCCTTGACTTGAGAGATACCCACCTGATATTCAGCATTGACCCCAAGGGCTGTGAGGATGTGGATGATGCTCTCTCTGTCAGGACTCTGCCCAACGGGAACCTCGAGCTGGGGGTGCACATTGCAGATGTGACTCACTTTGTGGCAGCAAATTCCTACACTGATGTTGAGGCCAGAGCAAG GGCTACCACGTATTACCTGGCGGACCGGCGCTACGACATGCTGCCCTCCGTCCTCAGCGCTGACCTGTGCTCCCTCCTCAGCGGAGTGGACAG ATACGCTGTGAGCGTCCtgtgggagctggagaaggaatcgTACGAGATGCTGAGGGTGCAGTACACCAAAACCCTGATCCGCTCTGCCTACAAGCTGGAGTACGAGACAGCCCAGGGACTTCTGGATGGGGACACGACTGTCGTGGGGGATATCCTGGAACTGAAAAGCCTGGATGAAGGAACGAGGCAGAAGAAGCTGGCTGAGCTGGTTTGGGCCATATCCAAGCTCACCGACATAGCGCGACACGTCCGGGCTAAGCGGGACCGGTGCGGCGcgctggagctggaagggatcgAGATCCGAGTGCAGCTGGATGACAAACGGAATATCCATGACCTCATCCCCAAGCAGCCGCTGGAAGTGCACGAGACCGTGGCGGAATGCATGATCCTGGCCAACCACTGGGTGGCGAAAAGGATTTCCGAGGATTTTCCCCACCAAGCTCTGCTGCGGCAGCACCCTCCACCACGCCAGGAATTCTTCACTGAGCTTCGGGAGTGTGCCAGTGCCAAAGGCTTCTCAATAGACACACG GTCTAACAAGGCTTTGGCCGAGTCTCTGGACAGAGCAAACGACCCCTCGGATCCCATTGTGAACAAACTGCTGCGCTCCATGGCCACCCACGCCATGTCCAACGCCCTGTACTTCTCAACTGGCTCCTGTCCCGAGGAGCAGTTCCATCATTATG ggctggcccTGGAGAAGTACACTCACTTCACTTCTCCCATCAGGAGATACGCTGACATCGTTGTGCACAGGCTCCTGCTGGCAGCGACCCTGAGGGGCACCACGGGGGAGGTGAAGGATAACATCATCAGTAACAAGGATCTGGAGGAGTTGTGCAGACACATCAATAACAGGAACCGG GCAGCCCAGCGTGCTCAGAAGCAATCCACGGAGCTCTTCCAGTGCATGTACTTCCGAGACAGGAGCGCCGAGAGCGACGAGCGCTGCGTGGCCGACGGGGTCATCTACTCCATCCGCACCAACGGCGTGCTCGTCTTCGTGCCCCG GTATGGAATCAAAGGTGCAGCCTACATGAAAAACAAAGAGGGCTTGGTCATCTCATGTcaaggggctgggagctgccagtgGAAGCCTGGATCCCTCCATCGCTCTCAGCATAAAATCACCTCCACTACAGCTACTGGAGACTCGATGACCTTGAGCCTTTTTGATCACATCACA GTGAGAATCCTCGTGCAGACTTCCCGCTGCCACGCCGAAACCATCAAGCTGGAGATCATCAGGAACGCGCCGCACCACACTGCGGACGCAGAGGCTGCCCCGAGGAGTTTGCACGTGGTGAAGTCTGACCTGGTGAAAGAAGTCAGCCAGTCTGCAGAGGAGGCCCAGCGTGCCCAAGAGAGAGCCAGGGTGGAAGTGATGGATGAGGAGTCCCGGGAGTTCTGCCAGACCAAGGGGCCCAGCCTGtaccagctgctggaggagatccgggagctggcactgctggatgTGACAGGGGACATCAGGACTTGA
- the TIPIN gene encoding TIMELESS-interacting protein isoform X2, translating into MLDPLENNLFDLPDYENTEDETFPPLPPPASPGRDDAEWAQVNGDPDGNQQSQTKDSAVTTQKAIKRPRPRLDAQRLISERGLPALRHMFDNVKFKGKGHEAEDLKTLIQHMEHWAHRLFPQLRFEDFIDVVESLGNKKEVQTCLKRIRLDLPILHEDFKHNEEGEGESNGLDAAAEDAHSHSGSAEELNALPGTSLTEEQQERMKKNRQLALERRQARLQGLSQSQHQELPSSYSEEEFDSPVAQDPTDLTEDTQVPAAKDAPTEEDGDDELESAREEQ; encoded by the exons ATGCTGGATCCTTTAGAGAACAACTTGTTTGATCTTCCTGATTATGAGAACACAGAAGACGAAACCTTCCCACCTCTTccacctcctgcctctccaggaAGAGACGATGCAGAATGGGCTCAGGTTAATGGAG atCCAGATGGAAACCAGCAGTCCCAAACAAAGGATTCTGCTGTGACCACACAGAAGGCAATAAAAAGACCAAGGCCTAGATTAGATGCCCAAAG GTTAATTTCAGAAAGAGGGCTCCCAGCTCTGAGGCACATGTTTGACAACGTGAAGTTCAAGGGCAAAGGGCATGAG gcagagGACCTGAAGACACTGATCCAGCATATGGAGCACTGGGCTCACCGACTGTTCCCACAACTGCGGTTCGAGGATTTCATTGACGTGGTGGAGTCTTTGGGAAACAAAAAGGAAGTTCAG ACCTGCCTGAAGCGGATTAGACTTGATCTTCCCATTTTACATGAAGACTTCAAACATAATGAAG aaggagaaggggaaagcaATGGGCTGGATGCAGCTGCCGAAGATGCACATTCCCACTCTGGCAGCGCAGAAGAGCTGAATGCCCTGCCTGGGACGAGCCTGacggaggagcagcaggagcggATGAAGAAGAACCGGCAGCTGGCCCTGGAGCGGCGGCAGGCGCGGCTGCAGGGCCTCAGCCAGTCCCAGCACCAGG agcTCCCCAGCAGTTACTCAGAAGAGGAGTTTGACAGCCCAGTTGCTCAGGATCCCACTGACCTTACTGAAGACACTCAGGTTCCTGCAGCCAAGGATGCTCCCACAGAAGAAGATGGAGATGATGAATTGGAAAGTGCCAGGGAGGAGCAGTAG
- the TIPIN gene encoding TIMELESS-interacting protein isoform X1 — translation MLDPLENNLFDLPDYENTEDETFPPLPPPASPGRDDAEWAQVNGDPDGNQQSQTKDSAVTTQKAIKRPRPRLDAQRLISERGLPALRHMFDNVKFKGKGHEAEDLKTLIQHMEHWAHRLFPQLRFEDFIDVVESLGNKKEVQTCLKRIRLDLPILHEDFKHNEEGEGESNGLDAAAEDAHSHSGSAEELNALPGTSLTEEQQERMKKNRQLALERRQARLQGLSQSQHQAELPSSYSEEEFDSPVAQDPTDLTEDTQVPAAKDAPTEEDGDDELESAREEQ, via the exons ATGCTGGATCCTTTAGAGAACAACTTGTTTGATCTTCCTGATTATGAGAACACAGAAGACGAAACCTTCCCACCTCTTccacctcctgcctctccaggaAGAGACGATGCAGAATGGGCTCAGGTTAATGGAG atCCAGATGGAAACCAGCAGTCCCAAACAAAGGATTCTGCTGTGACCACACAGAAGGCAATAAAAAGACCAAGGCCTAGATTAGATGCCCAAAG GTTAATTTCAGAAAGAGGGCTCCCAGCTCTGAGGCACATGTTTGACAACGTGAAGTTCAAGGGCAAAGGGCATGAG gcagagGACCTGAAGACACTGATCCAGCATATGGAGCACTGGGCTCACCGACTGTTCCCACAACTGCGGTTCGAGGATTTCATTGACGTGGTGGAGTCTTTGGGAAACAAAAAGGAAGTTCAG ACCTGCCTGAAGCGGATTAGACTTGATCTTCCCATTTTACATGAAGACTTCAAACATAATGAAG aaggagaaggggaaagcaATGGGCTGGATGCAGCTGCCGAAGATGCACATTCCCACTCTGGCAGCGCAGAAGAGCTGAATGCCCTGCCTGGGACGAGCCTGacggaggagcagcaggagcggATGAAGAAGAACCGGCAGCTGGCCCTGGAGCGGCGGCAGGCGCGGCTGCAGGGCCTCAGCCAGTCCCAGCACCAGG cagagcTCCCCAGCAGTTACTCAGAAGAGGAGTTTGACAGCCCAGTTGCTCAGGATCCCACTGACCTTACTGAAGACACTCAGGTTCCTGCAGCCAAGGATGCTCCCACAGAAGAAGATGGAGATGATGAATTGGAAAGTGCCAGGGAGGAGCAGTAG